GGCCCTCATTACGGGGTGAAGGTTGACCTTTAGGATGGCACTTCTATAGCAGTTATGATGCCTCAATGGCTCATTTAACCCTTAGCGAATCTTGAGCAGATAGATAGGATCCCATGTCCTTGGGGGCTTGTGATAAGCCATGACGTCATCTCATTCATGTAAGAATATAGAGAGTTGAACTATTATACACATTGAATGATTTAGAGTAGGTAGGTAACTGTGGGAGTTAAGGATTTTTTAGGGAGTGGTCGCTTCACTACGTTAGCTACTGATGGTGTTCTCTTCTTATATGAGCTGTCATGAGTGACAATAGCCTCTTCTCGTCAATTACTTCCTCAACAATCCTTCTTGTGACTTCGAGCTGCCCTATTCTGGAAAGTAGCAGTCTCCTACTACCCCTTTCATGGCATAACTCGTATCTTCCATGATGCTAAGCAAGAAGGCGTTCTTGGTTCATAAAACGCTCTTGTAGGTGACCAGGTTTCATATTCGTCTAGGAACGCACTTGTGAGACCGTTTCATCTAAGTAAGATGTCGCCCTTTCTAGTGGATGAATGCTCTCAAAAACTTCTAGAGGAGCAACAACTTCATTAGGTTGGCCTTGAGGCGATATTCCTCCTCGGTGAGCTTCATTACTAGGAATGATGGTCCTTTCAAGTTCAAGAAATGTCCTCGTTTGTTTCCCAAACTTGGATCTTTGAGAGATAATGTGAGGTACCATCTTGCCAGTTGATGTTTTCCTAGCTTGCCTCGCCTCGTCTTATATCTAGTCCCCAAGGAAGACCAGGCCAAGGAGCACTTATCGACCAAGTTAGGATGGTATGCTCTCCCTCGAGGGCTAGTTGCATTTCTGAAGGAGATGGCATAATAAATAGTAAGAGAAAAGCCTTTGAAGTCGCATAACAGTAGGGGAAAGGCCCTGAATCCAGGGACATAGACGAGTGACGCCCCTTTATGGTAGCCTCCATTTGTTTGGGGAGATTAGCATGTGTGTCTTTAGATTGGGATGCCCTTACCTGAGAGGACTTTGTACCCTTCACCATGGAATTTGACTTTTTGCTCGTTTCCCATAGACGATGCCAAATTGTTGGTGCTGgaatacaacaattgaatttaTATCCTAGGAAATAACTTGGTAGAGCCCAGCGAGGAAGTGGGGTGTAAGGTCCTTGCCAGCAAGGGATGTTAATAAGTGCCTAGATAGAGGATGGCTCGATCCATTGTTCGGGAGAGTAGGATCCTTATGTTAGAGCTCAATCCATTTTTTGGGAGAGCAAAGGGGGTCCCCTAAGTCTTCGGATGCTTGGTGAGTCTTCAGGAGACTTACTCCTCGATGACTTGAGTCTTTGGCTGGCTAGTTTTTAGATGGCTTGGCTGTGGAGGAAGTCTCTGAATGAGTAGGCTCTGGGAGAGTTGGGGAGTGTCCAGATGAGTCTACGGCACAAACACAGTCAAAAGGCATGTGGGGAGCTCCCCCACGCGagccctctgatgcctaagttagatgatTCCATGGTGTAGAGTGAAGTATGCATGTGTGAGGTATAAAGCTTTGGATGATTTTCTTCGAATGGGAGTCTCTAGATCGGTTTGGGTCTAGAGTGTTGGACTTGGGTTTGAGTCTTCAAGTCCTAGATCTGGGTCCTCCCTTTTTTAGCGCATACctgggggtatttataggcgtTGATGGTGGAGGCCACATGACACGTGGAATGCATGTGTGACCTAACTCTTTGGATTCTTTAGGATGTTATAATCGTATAGTAGTGGCACCATAACACAAGAgcggggtgaattgggtgtttgagaaatttaaaactttttgggaggttttgaaaacaaaatataaaaacaatgaaatgaaatcaaaataaatgtaaggatttatagtggttcaaccaAATGACCTACATCTACTCTCTTAGCCCCTTATTAaggatttgaaataatttactaAACCTCCTACCACACCcggtaggccctctagcaatcTTACTAGAAATTACAAGCTCTTACTTCACAAATAGCCCCTTTAActcacaagctaggaaatataaATCTCCTACAAATAATGTAGGCCCTCTAACTatacaagttaggaaaatagagaatgatacaaaagagagaagatctAAGGGCTTCTTTTGGCACTTTTTGGCTTATTTTGACTTTTGTACTTTGGATTTACACTTACTAATGAAAtgagtattatttttaaaaaaatggtaGATGCTTGGGATTGCTAAGTGCATAGGCATAGTGCGTGTGTATGcgtgacacatggcatgctaAATATGAGTCTCCTAACTCTTTAGGGAAGAAGCATAGAATGAAATCTGAGGGCCTGGAGGCATCTCTGGGGTAGAATCCCTCGATGAGTACCCTCTAGATGAGTTTGAAGACTTTTTGAAGCCATCAGATGGCTTGGACCTGGAGACTCTAAATGATTCTTGGCCTTGGAAATGCTAAGGCTAGACCTTCCTGGAGACTCTTGTCGTAGAAAACTCTTGGAGGTTATCTGGGTTTTCGATTTCCTtggaatatttttataaattttgggatttttagatttgatttttctaaGGCACCCCACAACAACTCTTATGTatcttgtttaaaaaataaaaattaaccacATTAACAAgatttaaactcaaaataaacattaatttctcaaatgaCTTAACTAGTAAATGAAAGCCAACGGTAAGACGAACCTCAATGTAATCTTGACGTTTAGAAGCAAAATGATTCCTTTGATGATCATTTAAGTTtatttcttcctcattttcCAAACACTTATACAATTTGCAATATTCCGTTGTAGGTATGGGGTGGATAGAATTCTACTTTCTTCTtgactcttcaattctctattttctctgtTCCCTTTGAATTACTTGGTTTACCAAACAGGTTTATAGAGCAAGATAAGTGTCTTCGCCTCTTTTCGTCTCCCACTTTTGAATCTGGTCAAATGCTTCAAGAAGAGGCTAAGTACCCCATTTATAGACCCTTCCTTACCTATGGCATTTTGGTCTTTCAATAATTCCACTTTCCCAGGTAAAATTCCTCATCACACATATCTCACATATACACATTCCCTTTAAACCAAGAAAATCCAAGGACATGGTCTTGTATCTATGAAATAGGGTAGTTGGGGTGGTGGTGTACTTGCAACATGATTTGCTCACAAGACTGGATATTATCAGACGCTACACCTATATTACAAGTTCATACAATCTTTACAATTtgtgaaatgaaatgaattggAGCAATTCTTCATGCTTCTCATCAACAACCAGCTCCCCAAACTaataatatatgtgtgtgtgtgtgagaggtAACAGAACACTCATGAACCATGAAACTTGGTAGAAAATACAGACCACTGACACCACCCGCAAACGCATGCCATTGCATCAAGCACACTGCACACGATACAGGTTAGTTCAAGTGGTCAACAATTTCACACAAAATGCAAATCTCCAGAATATTTGGCCAGACCTTTTTGTGTTCCATATTTCACATCCTTCTCCCCTTTAGATAGAAATGAACAATCATCAAGCTCACACTCTTCTAATTTAAGGTAAGTAGTGAACAAATCTATCAATTGAGACAAATCATATGAAATAATGAATCATACAGTATGAAAGCTTTTGAATGTAAGATTGTGAGTGCAGTGTCAACAAAACCACAGGGGTTTGAAGTAGAGATTTTCTTACCTCAAACACTTTAATTGCTAAAATTACCTTCTCCTTCCCGTCCCAGAATTTACagaattatcttcttctttttattgatATGAAATATACAGAATCCACTTACAAAATTTAGGTACATTAATATGTTTAACTTGAAGCAAAGCTATAAAAACTGGCATGAAATTCTTACCTGAAACCATTCACAACCCTTCACAGAAATTGTTGTTCTGTCAAATGCGCACAGCATAAATGCAAACTTATTATGGTATTCATGCAGCCTTGCTATTTATATCATTTAACCTTACTGTTCTCCTCTTTGTTTCTCCAATTCAACTCGTCCAAACCCAAATTTAGCACAACAGCTTCAGTTTACCCTCAACCGTAAGCTCTAGGTGCCACCAACAGCATTCTTCATAAATTCTAAGGCCTCATTttctgttcatcttcttctaagCTCTTATAGTACTTATTTGAACAGTAACCTTACAGGTGCCAATTCCTTGAACGCAAGAACCAAAACCTTCGCAATTTTCTGGTTTGGCCTTGGGAATCAATTATTCACTGCAACATTCAtatcagtatttaaaaaataaatccaattTCAGTGTTTTCCCCCTTCATTTTCATCTATTTGCCTTCGCAAGCAGGAAAGGAAAACGCAATCAAAGATGAGATAAAACTTCTGTAATCTTCAAACAAAACTCTGCATGTACAAATGGGAGCTCCATACTATATACATCAGCCAGTATAATTTCTTGACATCATATGTGTCAATATCAAAACAAGCAGatgagaagaaaacaaaatcaaacaactcaCTGGTGAACCACGAGCCCGATCCTTGTGCACTGGAGACATCTTTTTTCGGTGTAAGAAAATGAAGCCCTATCCACTGGAAATGGATGTGGTAGAGCCACTAACCCATCTGTGAGCATTGGTTACAGAATCGGGTGAAGGTGGCACCTTGCCACTCTTCAACAACACAGCATCATCACCCTCAGGGGAAGGATGAGGCCATCTATCATTTAAGGGCTCTGAATTGTCAATTAGTTCCCCATTGTTCTCCTCGTCTTTGTAATCTTGAATTTCCTTCAAAGCCTCCAGAACTTCATTCATGCTTGGCCTCATTTCCTTTTCGAGTTGTAGGCATCGAAAAGCCACCTCGGCCACTGATGTAGTCACCCTTTCGACTGAAGTGTTTGACTCAAACCTAAGAGAAGGATCAATCAGCTCATTAAATGCACGGTTCTGGATTCGGTTTATTGCTAAGTTAGCCAAATTAATCTCATGCCTATGTCTGCTAATGTCAACGGCAGGCATGGATGATATGAGCTCAATGAGCACAACTCCAAAGCTATAAACGTCACTCCTATCAGTAAGTTGGTAAGATTGGTAATATTCCGGATCAACATAGCCGGGAGTCCCCTGTGGAGCTGTCGAGACGTGTGTCACATCGGTTGGGAGGAGTCTTGAAAGCCCAAAATCAGCACCTTTGACAGAAAAGTTGTTGTCGAGTAGTATGTTGTCAGTCTTGATATCGCGGTGGATGATATCAGTAGCGTGGAGGTATGCTAATGTACTGGCAGTTTCCACGGCTATGCTCATCCGAATAGACCATCTGAGTAAGCCATCTTTGGCTCGGTCGCCATGGATGTGATCGGCCAGAGTGCCATTAGGAATGTACTCATAAACAAGCAACAGTTCCCGGCTGTGGCGTGAAGTGCAGCCGTAAAGGGAAACAAGATTGGGATGGCGCAGGCAGGTTAGGATTTCGACTTCATTCAGGAATTGCATCACGCGCCTCGAGTTGTGTTCGTATAGGCGTTTAACTGCCACTTCCCTTCCATCCGGAAGTATCCCTGGTTGAGAAGAGATCAACAATTGTGATTGGACATAATTCATATGCAGATTCTCAGATTTGATCTTGTAAGTTTGGTGATGCGGTGACAAATATGAACAACTTTAACCATCTTACCATGGTAGACAGTGCCAAAACCTCCATCTCCGAGCTCATTGGAAGGATGGAAATTGTCTGTCGCTTGTTCAAGTTCAGCATATTTGAAGACAGGAACTCCGAAGAAGACACCGCTAAATTCAATCCCAGCTGAAGGATACGCGGAAATGTTCCTTGACAACAGATGTGAAGAGACATACTTCCGTCTTTTGTATCGACGGATAATCAATACAATAATCAAGCAAATGGCAAGGGCTCCGACAGTGACTAAAGAACAAACAGGTGGTGGTCATCACCAACAAGAAAGAAGCAGGGCAGAAACAGAACAATGAAAGAACAAATAGAGAAGTTAGTTTAGAACGTTTTCTTTACCTAAGGGAAGGATCAGTTTGAGGTTAGGCCCTGCAATAAACAGCAGGTTAAACGAATTATTAGGTAATAGTCTGATACATATTATTGCAGACACTCCCTGATTGGCTCAAGCTTTTTGGGAGAAAGAGGCACCATGATATTGCTGAAGACAGAGAAGTAACAGCAGGCATAGCTGCAAGATTCACGTGCAGGTGTAGTAGAGaaggagtgcaattttgttcacccctttaacggtGTAAAAGTAACGGAACGGCAATTAACATTTTCATGCCATTCCGTTgttttttcaccctcacaaaaattgTAACGGTGATGTTCACCCCGTcgaaggggtgaacaaaatcgcactcgtaGAGAAGTACCCTTTTTTTTTGCTGTGCAGTGAAATCTTCGGTTGTTGGTCTGGCATAGGCCTCCTCTCCTGTGACATTTGAGACAATCCTCGGCCACTTGCAAGTCGATATAATAGGTACCTTTCAATAGTTCTAATAGATCTTCATCGTTCTCACCAGGTTCAGTTTCACTTTTATACAGCCCCGGAGTCAAAGGCAGCTGAATGGTGTCGCAGCCATGAAAAGAATCGGCAGAAGCAGAAAAGTTGTGATGATCATCTATTGGATGCTTGTTGTAGTACAAATAGAAATCATCACAGGCTGTGTAGTTGAAATACTCAGCATGTGCTGGAGGGCTAAGTGGAGAGCTTTTCCTGCACTTGAAGAGGGTGAGATTGTGAGGGATAGTGAAGGAAATAAAAGGAGAATCGGGTGAGCTGAAATTCCTTAAGCCACTGCAATCGCCGGCACGTAAACGTTTTGTGAACTCTGGGTCATGGACGACTGTAACACGGCCGTAACCGCTGTGCCTGGATAAGATGTCAGTTATCGTAAAT
The sequence above is a segment of the Diospyros lotus cultivar Yz01 chromosome 7, ASM1463336v1, whole genome shotgun sequence genome. Coding sequences within it:
- the LOC127806290 gene encoding LEAF RUST 10 DISEASE-RESISTANCE LOCUS RECEPTOR-LIKE PROTEIN KINASE-like 1.1 gives rise to the protein MAAVSFFPFVALYFLSHPAVSALDNNNNNIKITCPESFRCGNSGPPLYFPFSNISNPQCGLCTVFCSDHEDRKSFINFGSEEKFTITDILSRHSGYGRVTVVHDPEFTKRLRAGDCSGLRNFSSPDSPFISFTIPHNLTLFKCRKSSPLSPPAHAEYFNYTACDDFYLYYNKHPIDDHHNFSASADSFHGCDTIQLPLTPGLYKSETEPGENDEDLLELLKGTYYIDLQVAEDCLKCHRRGGLCQTNNRRFHCTAKKKGPNLKLILPLVTVGALAICLIIVLIIRRYKRRKYVSSHLLSRNISAYPSAGIEFSGVFFGVPVFKYAELEQATDNFHPSNELGDGGFGTVYHGILPDGREVAVKRLYEHNSRRVMQFLNEVEILTCLRHPNLVSLYGCTSRHSRELLLVYEYIPNGTLADHIHGDRAKDGLLRWSIRMSIAVETASTLAYLHATDIIHRDIKTDNILLDNNFSVKGADFGLSRLLPTDVTHVSTAPQGTPGYVDPEYYQSYQLTDRSDVYSFGVVLIELISSMPAVDISRHRHEINLANLAINRIQNRAFNELIDPSLRFESNTSVERVTTSVAEVAFRCLQLEKEMRPSMNEVLEALKEIQDYKDEENNGELIDNSEPLNDRWPHPSPEGDDAVLLKSGKVPPSPDSVTNAHRWVSGSTTSISSG